A genomic segment from Oncorhynchus keta strain PuntledgeMale-10-30-2019 chromosome 9, Oket_V2, whole genome shotgun sequence encodes:
- the LOC127931873 gene encoding lysophosphatidic acid receptor 1-like yields the protein MEEEQCFYNESIAFFYNHSGKYLATEWNTVSKLVMGLGITVCIFIMLANLLVMVAIYVNRRFHFPIYYLMANLAAADFFAGLAYFYLMFNTGPNTRRLTVSTWLLRQGLIDTSLTASVCNLLAIAIERHITVFRMQLHTRMSNRRVVVVIVVIWTLSIVMGAIPSVGWNCICDIGTCSSMAPLYCNSYLVFWAVFNLVTFLVMVVLYAHIFMYVRQRTMRMSRHSSGPRRNRDTMMSLLKTVVIVLVLMACLVPRVDEGVDEGVAEGVDEGGHFVIYLR from the exons ATGGAGGAGGAACAGTGCTTCTACAATGAGTCCATTGCCTTCTTCTACAACCACAGTGGAAAGTACCTGGCTACAGAGTGGAATACCGTCAGTAAGCTGGTGATGGGGCTGGGTATCACAGTATGTATCTTCATCATGCTGGCTAACTTGCTGGTCATGGTGGCTATATACGTCAACCGCCGCTTCCACTTCCCTATTTACTACCTGATGGCCAACCTGGCGGCCGCGGACTTCTTTGCCGGCCTGGCGTACTTCTACCTGATGTTCAACACGGGCCCGAACACGCGGCGCCTCACGGTCTCCACGTGGCTGCTCCGACAGGGTCTCATCGACACGTCCCTCACGGCGTCCGTGTGTAACCTCCTCGCCATCGCCATCGAGCGCCACATCACCGTTTTCCGCATGCAGCTACACACGCGCATGTCCAACCGgcgtgtggtggtggtgattgtcgTCATCTGGACCTTGTCTATCGTCATGGGAGCCATCCCGTCGGTAGGGTGGAACTGTATCTGTGACATCGGCACGTGTTCTAGCATGGCTCCGCTGTACTGTAACTCCTACCTGGTGTTCTGGGCCGTATTCAACCTGGTCACCTTCCTGGTCATGGTGGTGCTGTACGCTCACATCTTTATGTACGTGAGACAGAGGACCATGAGGATGAGCAGACACAGCTCTGGGCCACGCaggaacagagacaccatgatgAGTCTGCTGAAGACTGTCGTCATCGTATTG gtcctaatggcctg TCTTGTGCCGCGCGTGGATGAGGGCGTGGATGAGGGCGTGGCTGAGGGCGTGGATGAGGGCGGCCACTTCGTTATTTATCTTCGGTAA